The Crocosphaera subtropica ATCC 51142 genome includes a window with the following:
- the acsF gene encoding magnesium-protoporphyrin IX monomethyl ester (oxidative) cyclase — MVNTLQKPEFEELRPGIKVPAKETILTPRFYTTDFEAMAKMDISVNEEELQAILEEFRTDYNRHHFIRREEFAQTWDHIDGDTRRLFVEFLERSCTAEFSGFLLYKELGRRLKDKSPVLAECFTLMSRDEARHAGFLNKALSDFNMSLDLGFLTKSRSYTFFQPKFIFYATYLSEKIGYWRYITIYRHLEQHPEDRIYPIFNFFENWCQDENRHGDFFDAIMKATPDILNDWKARLWCRFFLLSVFATMYLNDIQRSDFYASIGLDARDYDKYVIEKTNETAGRVFPIVLDVDNPEFYDSLEVCVKNNEKLREIDASNSPTPVKFLRKLPAFISNGVQFLKLYFMKPIRVDHLEGTVR, encoded by the coding sequence ACTATCCTAACCCCTCGCTTTTACACCACCGATTTTGAAGCGATGGCAAAAATGGATATTTCAGTCAACGAAGAGGAATTACAAGCTATTCTCGAAGAGTTTCGCACTGATTATAACCGTCATCATTTTATCCGTCGTGAAGAATTTGCCCAAACCTGGGATCATATTGATGGGGATACCCGTCGCTTGTTTGTAGAATTTTTAGAACGTTCTTGTACGGCGGAATTTTCAGGGTTCCTTCTCTACAAGGAATTAGGAAGACGGTTAAAGGATAAAAGTCCTGTTTTGGCGGAATGTTTTACCCTCATGTCCCGTGATGAAGCCCGTCACGCCGGTTTCCTCAATAAAGCCTTATCTGATTTTAATATGTCTTTGGACTTAGGGTTTTTAACCAAGAGTCGGAGTTATACCTTCTTCCAACCTAAGTTTATTTTCTATGCCACCTATTTATCTGAAAAAATTGGTTATTGGCGTTATATCACTATTTATCGTCACCTAGAACAACATCCCGAAGACAGAATCTATCCGATTTTCAACTTCTTTGAAAACTGGTGTCAAGATGAAAACCGTCATGGGGACTTTTTTGATGCCATCATGAAAGCAACTCCTGACATTTTAAACGATTGGAAAGCCCGTTTGTGGTGTCGCTTCTTCCTGTTGTCTGTGTTTGCAACCATGTATCTCAATGATATTCAACGGTCTGATTTTTATGCGTCTATTGGACTTGATGCACGGGACTATGATAAATATGTCATTGAGAAGACCAACGAAACAGCCGGCCGAGTGTTCCCCATCGTTTTAGATGTAGATAATCCTGAGTTTTACGACAGTTTAGAAGTTTGCGTCAAGAACAACGAAAAGTTACGAGAAATTGACGCTTCTAATAGTCCGACTCCTGTGAAGTTCTTGAGAAAATTACCTGCTTTTATTTCTAATGGAGTTCAGTTCTTAAAACTTTATTTCATGAAACCCATTCGGGTTGATCATTTAGAAGGAACTGTCCGTTAA